The following proteins are encoded in a genomic region of Gossypium hirsutum isolate 1008001.06 chromosome D05, Gossypium_hirsutum_v2.1, whole genome shotgun sequence:
- the LOC107907439 gene encoding uncharacterized protein yields MTGELQLESADERNLTDSDPLLENPVDSSSPVSSAEIRNEDIENVSAPCCRICLECDGEEDDELISPCMCKGTQQFVHRACLDHWRSEGFSFSHCTTCKARFHLRVELFEDNSWRKLKFRIFVARDVFLVFLAVQTVIAAIGGFAYVMDKDGAFRNSFSDGWDRMLSKHPIPFYYCIGVLAFFVLLGFFGLIVHCTSFNSNDARMAGCQNCCYGWGVLDCFPASMEACFALLVVFVVIFVILGIAYGLLAATMAIQ; encoded by the exons ATGACGGGGGAATTGCAACTAGAATCAGCAGATGAAAGAAACCTTACTGACTCTGATCCTCTTTTAGAAAACCCGGTCGATTCGTCGTCGCCGGTCAGTTCGGCTGAGATTAGGAATGAAGATATTGAGAATGTTTCTGCTCCTTGTTGTCGTATTTGCCTCGAGTGCGATGGCGAAGAAG ATGATGAACTGATATCTCCATGCATGTGCAAAGGCACTCAGCAGTTCGTTCATCGTGCTTGCCTTGATCATTGGCGATCG GAAGGATTTTCCTTCTCTCATTGTACAACTTGCAAGGCTCGGTTTCACCTTCGAGTTGAATTATTCGAGGACAACTCTTGGcgtaaattaaaattcagaattttcgtGGCAAGAGATGTCTTTCTTGTGTTCTTGGCAGTACAAACT GTAATTGCAGCAATAGGAGGCTTTGCATATGTTATGGACAAAGATGGTGCTTTTCGAAATTCATTCAGTGATGGTTGGGATCGCATGCTATCGAAACATCCTATACCATTTTATTATTGCATTG GTGTGCTGGCCTTCTTTGTCTTGCTTGGATTTTTTGGGCTCATAGTACATTGCACCTCCTTCAACAGCAATGATGCACGGATGGCTGGATGCCAGAATTGCTGTTATGGTTGGGGTGTCTTAGATTGTTTTCCTGCTTCCATGGAAGCTTGCTTTGCACTGCTCGTGGTTTTTGTTGTAATCTTTGTTATTCTGGGGATAGCTTATGGTTTGCTTGCTGCCACAATGGCAATTCAGTGA
- the LOC107907436 gene encoding 26S proteasome regulatory subunit 8 homolog A, producing MATVDIERKQAASAEEICTAKSGAKQGEGLRQYYIQHIHELQLNLRQKTHNLNRLEAQRNELNSRVRMLREELQLLQEPGSYVGEVVKVMGKNKVLVKVHPEGKYVVDIDKNIDITKITPSTRVALRNDSYVLHLILPSKVDPLVNLMKVEKVPDSTYDMIGGLDQQIKEIKEVIELPIKHPELFESLGIAQPKGVLLYGPPGTGKTLLARAVAHHTDCTFIRVSGSELVQKYIGEGSRMVRELFVMAREHAPSIIFMDEIDSIGSARMESGSGNGDSEVQRTMLELLNQLDGFEASNKIKVLMATNRIDILDQALLRPGRIDRKIEFPNPNEESRFDILKIHSRRMNLMRGIDLKKIAEKMNGASGAELKAVCTESGMFALRERRVHVTQEDFEMAVAKVMKKESEKNMSLRKLWK from the exons ATGGCGACGGTGGATATCGAGAGGAAGCAAGCGGCATCGGCGGAAGAGATATGCACCGCCAAGAGCGGCGCCAAGCAAGGGGAAGGGCTCCGGCAATACTATATCCAACACATCCACGAGCTTCAGCTCAACCTCCGCCAAAAAACCCACAATCTCAACCGTCTTGAAGCCCAACGCAACGAGCTCAATTCCCGAG TGAGAATGCTTAGAGAGGAACTGCAGCTGCTTCAGGAACCTGGATCCTATGTTGGTGAGGTTGTGAAAGTTATGGGTAAAAACAAGGTCTTAGTCAAG GTTCATCCAGAAGGAAAATATGTTGTCGATATTGATAAGAATATTGATATCACAAAAATCACACCATCCACTAGAGTTGCTCTTCGCAATGACAGCTATGTTCTCCATCTGATCTTACCGAGCAAAGTAGATCCCTTGGTTAATCTTATGAAAGTTGAAAAAGTACCAGATTCTACGTATGACATGATTGGTGGTCTTGATCAACAAATTAAAGAGATAAAAGAG GTTATAGAACTTCCAATTAAACACCCTGAATTGTTTGAAAGTCTTGGAATAGCTCAGCCAAAG GGTGTTCTGTTGTATGGACCACCGGGTACAGGAAAAACTCTATTGGCTAGAGCTGTGGCCCATCATACTGATTGCACTTTTATCAGGGTTTCCGGTTCTGAATTAGTTCAGAAATACATTGGAGAGGGCTCTCGAATGGTTAGAGAACTTTTCGTTATGGCCAG GGAGCACGCTCCGTCGATCATATTTATGGATGAGATAGACAGCATTGGGTCCGCTCGAATGGAATCTGGAAGTGGCAATGGCGACAGTGAGGTGCAGAGAACAATGCTGGAGCTTCTCAACCAGCTTGATGGATTTGAAGCATCTAACAAGATCAAG GTTCTGATGGCCACCAATCGGATCGATATCTTGGATCAAGCTCTTCTTAGGCCAGGACGAATTGACAGGAAGATTGAATTTCCAAATCCTAATGAGGAG TCTCGTTTCGACATCTTAAAAATACATTCTAGAAGAATGAATTTGATGAGAGGGATTGATCTAAAGAAGATTGCTGAGAAGATGAACGGTGCTTCTGGTGCAGAGCTTAAG GCTGTGTGCACGGAATCAGGAATGTTTGCTTTGAGGGAAAGGAGAGTCCACGTAACACAAGAAGATTTCGAGATGGCGGTGGCGAAAGTAATGAAGAAGGAAAGCGAGAAAAACATGTCCTTACGGAAGCTATGGAAgtga
- the LOC107907438 gene encoding EG45-like domain containing protein produces MQTQQWPVFQLVSCLLILSQLVYFSYADVGTAAQYSPPYLPTACYGDDQTQFPSSNLFAAAGDGIWDNGASCGRQYLVRCISASQPGTCVEDQTIQVKIVDYAPTAQSPPSTQSTTIVLSETAFGGITNIAVNSINIEFQQV; encoded by the exons ATGCAGACCCAGCAATGGCCAGTTTTTCAACTTGTTTCATGTCTCCTCATTCTTTCCCAGCTTGTCTATTTCTCTTATGCCGATGTTGGCACTGCTGCCCAGTACAGCCCACCATATTTAC CGACGGCGTGTTATGGTGACGATCAAACCCAGTTCCCATCGAGCAATTTGTTCGCAGCAGCTGGAGATGGGATATGGGACAATGGAGCATCGTGCGGCAGGCAATACCTGGTACGGTGCATCAGTGCTTCGCAGCCTGGGACTTGTGTTGAGGACCAGACGATCCAAGTCAAGATTGTTGATTATGCTCCCACTGCACAGTCTCCTCCTTCGACTCAATCAACCACCATCGTCTTATCCGAGACAGCTTTTGGTGGGATCACTAATATAGCTGTTAATTCCATCAACATAGAATTTCAACA GGTCTAA